Proteins encoded within one genomic window of Gallus gallus isolate bGalGal1 chromosome 1, bGalGal1.mat.broiler.GRCg7b, whole genome shotgun sequence:
- the SHISA8 gene encoding protein shisa-8, translating to MAPRSRGRMERSYVVGICCLVLLERSWGAEPGTGDGGNSSRAPAVEDTAPAPTEPTPGGDRCRGYYDVMGQWDPPFNCNAGIYQYCCGTCGYRFCCQFKARRLDQSGCSNYDTPNWVNTGQPPARVDESPEGPTRDKTNMIVYIICGVVAIMVLVGIFTKLGLEKAQGPQTEMTVSRTLTDLLKQPGHGPSEHIDGLMGSMQVQLGEGLPRGPPRNSTDKLPLNNAVDSTGVTPLGRPHGHSKRPPLGSSLSPPAPSYTAYTTLTAGESIPEDFYMRFGGPEVPPTSTLPFPTTEGSDSCPPPGVTKAKGLPKTPGGPAFPGGWEGGLPRGLRRPGPTTPLYGRAHRHLATNSKTEVTV from the exons ATGGCCCCCCGGAGCCGCGGGCGGATGGAGCGGAGCTACGTGGTGGGCAtctgctgcctggtgctgctaGAGCGGAGCTGGGGCGCCGAGCCCGGCACTGGGGACGGCGGTAACAGCAGCCGGGCACCGGCGGTGGAGGACACAGCCCCCGCGCCCACTGAGCCCACCCCAGGAGGGGACCGTTGCCGTGGGTATTACGACGTGATGGGGCAGTGGGACCCTCCATTCAACTGCAACGCCGGCATCTACCAGTACTGCTGTGGGACCTGCGGGTACCGCTTCTGCTGCCAGTTCAAGGCCAGGCGGCTGGACCAGAGCGGCTGCTCCAACTACGACACCCCCAACTGGGTCAACACGGGGCAGCCGCCTGCCCGCGTGGACGAGAGCCCCGAGGGCCCCACCCGTGACAAGACCAACATGATCGTCTACATCATCTGCGGCGTGGTGGCCATCATGGTGCTGGTGGGCATCTTCACCAAGCTGGGCCTGGAGAAGGCACAGGGCCCCCAGACCGAGATGACAGTCTCCAG GACGCTCACTGACCTGCTGAAGCAGCCGGGCCACGGCCCCTCCGAGCACATCGATGGCCTGATGGGCAGCATGCAGGTGCAGCTGGGCGAGGGACTGCCCCGGGGGCCCCCGAGGAACAGCACAG ACAAGTTGCCCCTGAACAACGCGGTGGACAGCACCGGTGTCACCCCGCTGGGGCGGCCTCATGGCCACAGCAAGCGCCCGCCGCTGGGCAGCAGCCTGAGCCCACCAGCCCCCAGCTACACTGCCTACACCACGCTTACGGCTGGAG agaGCATTCCTGAGGACTTCTACATGCGTTTTGGGGGGCCAGAGGTGCCTCCCACCAGCACTCTGCCCTTCCCAACCACTGAGGGGTCTGacagctgccccccaccaggGGTGACCAAGGCCAAGGGTCTCCCCAAGACGCCAGGGGGCCCCGCCTTCCcggggggctgggagggaggccTCCCTCGGGGCCTACGCCGGCCTGGGCCCACAACACCGCTGTACGGCCGGGCCCACCGGCACCTGGCCACCAACAGCAAGACTGAGGTCACCGTCTGA
- the CCDC134 gene encoding coiled-coil domain-containing protein 134 isoform X6 has product MRGGRAAAAPRGRAGAGCRRGAAGCRRELPRTATRWPLPGGLWHPPCARERGGPERSALAKRRLEEELRLPEPAAVRSCRALRRQLCGWRRSPSCAARVPAAVASTMDFLWICLILLAVVLPEGSLADLEKQRMGSGLEIYKKLFEVKRKDQMNALKNLIELNDINQQYKIIDIMLKGLFKVLEDSRAVLIAADVPPDGPFPQDEKLKDDGSRAGNQREVP; this is encoded by the exons ATGCGGGGCGGGCGTGCGGCGGCCgctccgcggggccgggccggtGCCGGGTGCCGCAGGGGAGCCGCGGGCTGCCGCCGTGAGCTGCCCCGCACGGCCACGCGTTGGCCGCTTCCCGGAGGACTGTGGCACCCTCCGTGCGCGCGAGAGAGAGGCGGCCCGGAGCGCTCAGCCCTGGCCAAGCGCCGCTTGGAAGAGGAACTCCGTCTCCCTGAGCCCGCAGCCGTGcggagctgccgagccctccGCAGGCAGCTCTGCGGCTGGCGGAGATCGCCGAGCTGTGCCGCTCGTGTCCCCGCA GCTGTGGCCTCCACGATGGATTTCCTCTGGATCTGCCTCATCCTGTTGGCGGTGGTGCTGCCCGAGGGCAGCCTGGCAGACCTGGAGAAGCAAAGGATGGGCTCTGGATTGGAGATCT ATAAGAAGCTGTTCGAGGTGAAGCGCAAGGACCAGATGAATGCCCTGAAGAACCTCATCGAGCTCAATGACATCAACCAACAGTATAAAATCATTGACATCATGCTCAAGGGACTCTTCAAA GTGCTGGAGGACTCCCGGGCTGTACTCATAGCTGCAGACGTGCCCCCGGATGGGCCTTTCCCCCAGGATGAGAAGCTGAAGGATG ATGGCTCAAGAGCTGGGAATCAGCGAGAAGTCCCCTAA
- the CCDC134 gene encoding coiled-coil domain-containing protein 134 isoform X3, giving the protein MIQLGDPSTAVCEQGMAAVASTMDFLWICLILLAVVLPEGSLADLEKQRMGSGLEIYKKLFEVKRKDQMNALKNLIELNDINQQYKIIDIMLKGLFKVLEDSRAVLIAADVPPDGPFPQDEKLKDAYSHVVENTAFFGDVVLRFPKIVHHYFDRNSNWNNLIRWGIGFCNLTGVFEQGPHSQLLGLMAQELGISEKSPNYRNPFKADHSEFFPSADTFQKALREEEKRRRKEEKRKEIRKGPRISRSQSEL; this is encoded by the exons ATGATTCAACTTGGtgatcccagcactgctgtgtgtgagCAGGGGATGGCG GCTGTGGCCTCCACGATGGATTTCCTCTGGATCTGCCTCATCCTGTTGGCGGTGGTGCTGCCCGAGGGCAGCCTGGCAGACCTGGAGAAGCAAAGGATGGGCTCTGGATTGGAGATCT ATAAGAAGCTGTTCGAGGTGAAGCGCAAGGACCAGATGAATGCCCTGAAGAACCTCATCGAGCTCAATGACATCAACCAACAGTATAAAATCATTGACATCATGCTCAAGGGACTCTTCAAA GTGCTGGAGGACTCCCGGGCTGTACTCATAGCTGCAGACGTGCCCCCGGATGGGCCTTTCCCCCAGGATGAGAAGCTGAAGGATG CCTACTCCCATGTGGTGGAGAACACGGCCTTCTTCGGGGACGTCGTGCTGCGCTTCCCCAAGATTGTGCACCACTACTTCGACCGCAACTCCAACTGGAACAACCTGATCCGTTGGGGCATCGGCTTCTGCAACCTGACGGGTGTCTTTGAGCAGGGGCCTCACTCCCAGCTCCTGGGGCTG ATGGCTCAAGAGCTGGGAATCAGCGAGAAGTCCCCTAATTACCGCAATCCCTTCAAAGCTGACCACTCTGAG TTCTTCCCCAGCGCTGACACCTTCCAGAAGGCACTGCGTGAGGAGGAGAAGCGGCGCCGGAAGGAGGAGAAGCGCAAGGAGATCCGCAAGGGCCCGCGCATCTCTCGCTCGCAGTCTGAGCTGTAG
- the CCDC134 gene encoding coiled-coil domain-containing protein 134 isoform X4, with protein sequence MRLSHAVASTMDFLWICLILLAVVLPEGSLADLEKQRMGSGLEIYKKLFEVKRKDQMNALKNLIELNDINQQYKIIDIMLKGLFKVLEDSRAVLIAADVPPDGPFPQDEKLKDAYSHVVENTAFFGDVVLRFPKIVHHYFDRNSNWNNLIRWGIGFCNLTGVFEQGPHSQLLGLMAQELGISEKSPNYRNPFKADHSEFFPSADTFQKALREEEKRRRKEEKRKEIRKGPRISRSQSEL encoded by the exons ATGAGATTGAGCCAC GCTGTGGCCTCCACGATGGATTTCCTCTGGATCTGCCTCATCCTGTTGGCGGTGGTGCTGCCCGAGGGCAGCCTGGCAGACCTGGAGAAGCAAAGGATGGGCTCTGGATTGGAGATCT ATAAGAAGCTGTTCGAGGTGAAGCGCAAGGACCAGATGAATGCCCTGAAGAACCTCATCGAGCTCAATGACATCAACCAACAGTATAAAATCATTGACATCATGCTCAAGGGACTCTTCAAA GTGCTGGAGGACTCCCGGGCTGTACTCATAGCTGCAGACGTGCCCCCGGATGGGCCTTTCCCCCAGGATGAGAAGCTGAAGGATG CCTACTCCCATGTGGTGGAGAACACGGCCTTCTTCGGGGACGTCGTGCTGCGCTTCCCCAAGATTGTGCACCACTACTTCGACCGCAACTCCAACTGGAACAACCTGATCCGTTGGGGCATCGGCTTCTGCAACCTGACGGGTGTCTTTGAGCAGGGGCCTCACTCCCAGCTCCTGGGGCTG ATGGCTCAAGAGCTGGGAATCAGCGAGAAGTCCCCTAATTACCGCAATCCCTTCAAAGCTGACCACTCTGAG TTCTTCCCCAGCGCTGACACCTTCCAGAAGGCACTGCGTGAGGAGGAGAAGCGGCGCCGGAAGGAGGAGAAGCGCAAGGAGATCCGCAAGGGCCCGCGCATCTCTCGCTCGCAGTCTGAGCTGTAG
- the SREBF2 gene encoding sterol regulatory element-binding protein 2 — protein sequence MESGELGTEGMETLTELGDELTLGDIDEMLQFVSNQAGDFPDLFSDPLCGTFQGGGGGSGTGVGALDAARPYGQAPQPFPPPAASPQLQSVPVKAPPAPQRPAPLLQPRPQLQPQLQQQTVMIAPTFSSAPQTRIIQQPVLYQNAATSFQVLQPQVQSLVTSPQVQPVTIQQQVQAVPAPRVLTQAAGGTIQALAPATVQTVAAPQVQQVPVLVQPQIIKTDSLVLTTLKTDGNPVMAAVQNPALTALTTPIQTTALQTLVGSNGTILTTMPVMMGQEKVPIKQVPGGVKQPDPPKEGERRTTHNIIEKRYRSSINDKIIELKDLIMGTDAKMHKSGVLRKAIDYIKYLQQANHKLRQENMVLKLANQKNKLLKGIDLSSLVDNDADLKIDDFNQNVLLMSPPASDSGSQAGFSPYSIDSEPGSPLLDDAKVKDEPDSPPVALGMVDRSRILLCALTFLCLSFNPLTSLLDARGSPESDSLTRHGSGRNMLTIESDTGGWFGWMMPTLILWLVNGVIVLSVFVKLLVHGEPVTRLHSRSSVTFWRHRKQADLDLARGDFAAAASNLQTCLSVLGRALPASRLDLACSLSWNVIRYSLQKLALVRWLLKRTSHQWRAREATAGSEDEAKTSARDAALAYHKLHQLHITGKLPSSSAYSGLHMALCAVNLAECAEEKIPPSTMAEIHLTAAVGLKTRCGGKLGFLASYFLSQAQSLCSSERSAIPDSLRWLCHPLGQKFFVERSWTVKSAAKESLYCTQRNPADPIAQVHQAFCENLLERAVDSLVKPQTRKEVVGQEEDEPCEFSSAMEYLKLLNSFLDSMGSGAPPFASSSMLKSALGPDVVCRWWSAAVAMAIGWLRGDDTAVRSRFSIVERLPKSLEMSENALVKATFHLCKAMQASLSSKADGQQSSLSHCERASSHLWNSLNMSSGASSTPLSNVIQLLACDLLLSLRTSLWQKQASSSQALGETYHASPPELTGFQRDLGSLRKLAHGFRPAYRKVFLHEATVRLMAGASPTRTHQLLEHSLRRRTTQNSKQGELDTLPGQRERATAILLACRHLPLSFLSSPSQRAVLLAEAARTLEKVGDKRSCNDCQQMIVKLSGGTAIAAS from the exons ATGGAGAGCGGCGAGCTGGGCACCGAGGGCATGGAGACCCTGACCGAGCTGGGCGACGAGCTGACGCTGGGCGACATAGACG AGATGTTGCAGTTCGTCAGCAACCAGGCAGGGGACTTCCCGGACCTGTTTTCGGACCCTCTGTGCGGCACCTTCCAGGGTGGCGGTGGTGGCAGTGGCACGGGCGTCGGGGCCCTGGATGCCGCGCGGCCCTATGGCCAGGCCCcgcagcccttccctccgcccgccgcctcTCCACAGCTGCAGAGCGTCCCGGTGAAggcgcccccggccccgcagcgcccggccccgctgctcCAGCCCCGGCCccagctccagccacagctccagcagcagacGGTGATGATCGCCCCCACCTTCAGCTCTGCGCCCCAGACCAGGATCATCCAGCAGCCCGTCCTCTACCAGAACGCGGCCACGAGCTTCCAAG TTCTCCAGCCTCAGGTGCAGAGCCTGGTGACGTCCCCCCAGGTGCAGCCGGTCACCATCCAGCAGCAGGTGCAGGCGGTGCCGGCCCCACGTGTGCTGACGCAGGCTGCCGGTGGCACCATCCAGGCACTGGCACCCGCCACGGTCCAGACGGTGGCAGCACCGCAGGTCCAGCAGGTGCCG GTTCTGGTCCAGCCTCAGATCATCAAGACGGACTCCCTCGTGCTGACCACGCTGAAGACGGACGGCAATCCTGTcatggctgcagtgcagaaCCCAGCGCTCACCGCGCTCACCACTCCCATCCagaccacagcactgcag ACCCTTGTTGGGAGCAATGGAACCATTCTGACCACAATGCCAGTGATGATGGGGCAAGAAAAGGTGCCTATCAAACAAGTTCCTGGAGGTGTCAAGCAACCAGACCCACctaaggaaggagaaaggagaacaacTCACAACATCATTGAAAAGCGTTACCGATCCTCTATAAATGACAAGATCATTGAGCTGAAGGACCTCATCATGGGGACAGACGCCAAG ATGCACAAGTCTGGAGTCCTGAGAAAAGCCATTGATTACATCAAATACCTGCAGCAGGCCAACCATAAGCTGAGACAGGAGAACATGGTTCTGAAGCTGGCTAACCAGAAAAACA AACTGTTGAAGGGCATTGACCTAAGCAGTCTGGTTGACAACGATGCGGACCTGAAGATAGATGACTTCAACCAGAATGTTCTTCTGATGTCTCCTCCCGCCTCTGATTCGGGATCACAGGCTGGCTTCTCCCCCTATTCCATTGATTCAGAGCCAGGAAGCCCACTCCTTGATGATGCAAAG GTTAAGGATGAACCTGACTCTCCTCCTGTGGCTCTTGGCATGGTGGACCGCTCCCGAATCCTCCTGTGTGCCCTGACATTCCTGTGCCTCTCCTTCAACCCTTTGACATCCCTTCTGGATGCCCGAGGGAGTCCGGAGTCCGACAGCCTCACGCGCCACGGCTCTGGCAGGAACATGCTGACCATTGAGTCCG ACACAGGTGGATGGTTTGGCTGGATGATGCCCACGCTGATCCTGTGGCTCGTGAATGGTGTGATCGTCCTCAGCGTGTTTGTGAAGCTCCTCGTGCACGGAGAGCCAGTGACCCGGCTGCACTCGAGGTCGTCGGTCACGTTCTGGAGGCACCGCAAGCAGGCAGACCTGGACCTGGCACGG GGGGATTTTGCTGCGGCAGCATCAAACCTGCAGACCTGCCTGTCGGTCCTGGGCCGAGCACTGCCGGCCTCCCGCCTGGACCTGGCCTGCAGCCTCTCCTGGAACGTCATCCGCTACAGCCTGCAGAAGCTAGCGCTGGTGCGATGGCTGCTGAAGAGGACCTCTCACCAGTGGAGGGCCAGAGAGGCCACTGCGGGCTCTGAGGATGAGGCCAAGACCAGCGCTCGGGACGCAGCTCTGGCCTACCACAAGCTCCATCAGCTCCACATCACAG GTAAACTCCCCTCCAGCTCCGCTTACTCCGGTTTGCACATGGCCCTGTGTGCCGTCAATCTGGCCGAGTGTGCCGAAGAGAAGATCCCACCCAGCACAATGGCTGAAATCCACCTGACGGCTGCAGTTGGCCTGAAGACCCGCTGCGGAGGCAAGCTGGGCTTCCTGGCG AGCTATTTCCTAAGCCAGGCGCAGAGCCTGTGCAGCTCGGAGCGCAGCGCCATCCCCGACTCGCTGCGTTGGCTGTGCCACCCTCTGGGACAGAAGTTCTTTGTGGAGCGAAGCTGGACGGTGAAGTCTGCTGCCAAGGAGAGCCTGTACTGCACCCAGAGGAACCCCG CGGATCCCATAGCACAAGTTCATCAGGCGTTCTGTGAGAACCTGCTGGAGAGAGCAGTGGATTCCCTTGTGAAGCCTCAGACCAGGAAAGAGGTGGTGGGACAAGAGGAGGACGAACCGTG CGAGTTCTCCAGCGCGATGGAATACCTGAAATTGCTCAACTCTTTCCTGGACTCAATGGGAAGTGGAGCACCGCCCTTTGCCAGCAGTTCTATGCTGAAATCAGCCCTGG GCCCGGATGTGGTGTGCAGGTGGTGGTCGGCAGCAGTCGCTATGGCCATCGGTTGGCTCAGAGGGGATGACACAGCTGTGAGGTCACGTTTCAGCATAGTGGAGCGCCTGCCGAAGTCCCTGGAGATGTCTGA GAATGCCCTGGTGAAAGCCACCTTCCACCTGTGCAAAGCCATGCAGGCGTCGCTGTCATCGAAGGCGGATGGGCAGCAGAGCTCACTGAGTCACTGCGAGAGGGCCAGCAGCCACCTGTGGAACAGCCTCAACATGAGCAGCGGTGCCTCCAGCACTCCCCTCAGCAAC GTGATCCAGCTGCTGGCCTGTGACTTGCTGCTGTCCCTCCGCACCAGCCTGTGGCAGAAGCAGGCGAGCAGCAGCCAGGCGCTGGGTGAGACCTACCATGCCTCACCCCCCGAGCTCACTGGCTTCCAGCGTGACCTCGGCAGCCTGCGCAAGCTGGCCCACGGCTTCAGGCCCGCGTACCGCAAG GTCTTCCTTCACGAGGCCACCGTGCGCCTGATGGCGGGGGCCAGCCCTACCCGCACCcaccagctgctggagcacagtcTCAGGCGTCGCACAACCCAGAACAGCAAGCAAG gggagctggacaCGCTGCCAGGGCAGAGGGAGCGAGCCACTGCCATCCTGCTGGCCTGCCGCCACCTCCCACTCTCTTTCCTGTCCTCGCCCAGCCAGCGTGCCGTCCTGCTGGCTGAGGCTGCACGCACGCTGGAGAAGGTGGGGGACAAGCGCTCGTGCAACGACTGCCAACAGATGATTGTCAAGCTGAGTGGGGGCACAGCCATCGCCGCCTCCTAA
- the CCDC134 gene encoding coiled-coil domain-containing protein 134 isoform X2: MGDGEADGTWSVTLMIQLGDPSTAVCEQGMAAVASTMDFLWICLILLAVVLPEGSLADLEKQRMGSGLEIYKKLFEVKRKDQMNALKNLIELNDINQQYKIIDIMLKGLFKVLEDSRAVLIAADVPPDGPFPQDEKLKDAYSHVVENTAFFGDVVLRFPKIVHHYFDRNSNWNNLIRWGIGFCNLTGVFEQGPHSQLLGLMAQELGISEKSPNYRNPFKADHSEFFPSADTFQKALREEEKRRRKEEKRKEIRKGPRISRSQSEL; the protein is encoded by the exons ATGGGAGACGGCGAGGCGGACGG GACTTGGTCGGTTACGTTGATGATTCAACTTGGtgatcccagcactgctgtgtgtgagCAGGGGATGGCG GCTGTGGCCTCCACGATGGATTTCCTCTGGATCTGCCTCATCCTGTTGGCGGTGGTGCTGCCCGAGGGCAGCCTGGCAGACCTGGAGAAGCAAAGGATGGGCTCTGGATTGGAGATCT ATAAGAAGCTGTTCGAGGTGAAGCGCAAGGACCAGATGAATGCCCTGAAGAACCTCATCGAGCTCAATGACATCAACCAACAGTATAAAATCATTGACATCATGCTCAAGGGACTCTTCAAA GTGCTGGAGGACTCCCGGGCTGTACTCATAGCTGCAGACGTGCCCCCGGATGGGCCTTTCCCCCAGGATGAGAAGCTGAAGGATG CCTACTCCCATGTGGTGGAGAACACGGCCTTCTTCGGGGACGTCGTGCTGCGCTTCCCCAAGATTGTGCACCACTACTTCGACCGCAACTCCAACTGGAACAACCTGATCCGTTGGGGCATCGGCTTCTGCAACCTGACGGGTGTCTTTGAGCAGGGGCCTCACTCCCAGCTCCTGGGGCTG ATGGCTCAAGAGCTGGGAATCAGCGAGAAGTCCCCTAATTACCGCAATCCCTTCAAAGCTGACCACTCTGAG TTCTTCCCCAGCGCTGACACCTTCCAGAAGGCACTGCGTGAGGAGGAGAAGCGGCGCCGGAAGGAGGAGAAGCGCAAGGAGATCCGCAAGGGCCCGCGCATCTCTCGCTCGCAGTCTGAGCTGTAG
- the CCDC134 gene encoding coiled-coil domain-containing protein 134 isoform X1: MRGGRAAAAPRGRAGAGCRRGAAGCRRELPRTATRWPLPGGLWHPPCARERGGPERSALAKRRLEEELRLPEPAAVRSCRALRRQLCGWRRSPSCAARVPAAVASTMDFLWICLILLAVVLPEGSLADLEKQRMGSGLEIYKKLFEVKRKDQMNALKNLIELNDINQQYKIIDIMLKGLFKVLEDSRAVLIAADVPPDGPFPQDEKLKDAYSHVVENTAFFGDVVLRFPKIVHHYFDRNSNWNNLIRWGIGFCNLTGVFEQGPHSQLLGLMAQELGISEKSPNYRNPFKADHSEFFPSADTFQKALREEEKRRRKEEKRKEIRKGPRISRSQSEL; this comes from the exons ATGCGGGGCGGGCGTGCGGCGGCCgctccgcggggccgggccggtGCCGGGTGCCGCAGGGGAGCCGCGGGCTGCCGCCGTGAGCTGCCCCGCACGGCCACGCGTTGGCCGCTTCCCGGAGGACTGTGGCACCCTCCGTGCGCGCGAGAGAGAGGCGGCCCGGAGCGCTCAGCCCTGGCCAAGCGCCGCTTGGAAGAGGAACTCCGTCTCCCTGAGCCCGCAGCCGTGcggagctgccgagccctccGCAGGCAGCTCTGCGGCTGGCGGAGATCGCCGAGCTGTGCCGCTCGTGTCCCCGCA GCTGTGGCCTCCACGATGGATTTCCTCTGGATCTGCCTCATCCTGTTGGCGGTGGTGCTGCCCGAGGGCAGCCTGGCAGACCTGGAGAAGCAAAGGATGGGCTCTGGATTGGAGATCT ATAAGAAGCTGTTCGAGGTGAAGCGCAAGGACCAGATGAATGCCCTGAAGAACCTCATCGAGCTCAATGACATCAACCAACAGTATAAAATCATTGACATCATGCTCAAGGGACTCTTCAAA GTGCTGGAGGACTCCCGGGCTGTACTCATAGCTGCAGACGTGCCCCCGGATGGGCCTTTCCCCCAGGATGAGAAGCTGAAGGATG CCTACTCCCATGTGGTGGAGAACACGGCCTTCTTCGGGGACGTCGTGCTGCGCTTCCCCAAGATTGTGCACCACTACTTCGACCGCAACTCCAACTGGAACAACCTGATCCGTTGGGGCATCGGCTTCTGCAACCTGACGGGTGTCTTTGAGCAGGGGCCTCACTCCCAGCTCCTGGGGCTG ATGGCTCAAGAGCTGGGAATCAGCGAGAAGTCCCCTAATTACCGCAATCCCTTCAAAGCTGACCACTCTGAG TTCTTCCCCAGCGCTGACACCTTCCAGAAGGCACTGCGTGAGGAGGAGAAGCGGCGCCGGAAGGAGGAGAAGCGCAAGGAGATCCGCAAGGGCCCGCGCATCTCTCGCTCGCAGTCTGAGCTGTAG
- the CCDC134 gene encoding coiled-coil domain-containing protein 134 isoform X5: MDFLWICLILLAVVLPEGSLADLEKQRMGSGLEIYKKLFEVKRKDQMNALKNLIELNDINQQYKIIDIMLKGLFKVLEDSRAVLIAADVPPDGPFPQDEKLKDAYSHVVENTAFFGDVVLRFPKIVHHYFDRNSNWNNLIRWGIGFCNLTGVFEQGPHSQLLGLMAQELGISEKSPNYRNPFKADHSEFFPSADTFQKALREEEKRRRKEEKRKEIRKGPRISRSQSEL, encoded by the exons ATGGATTTCCTCTGGATCTGCCTCATCCTGTTGGCGGTGGTGCTGCCCGAGGGCAGCCTGGCAGACCTGGAGAAGCAAAGGATGGGCTCTGGATTGGAGATCT ATAAGAAGCTGTTCGAGGTGAAGCGCAAGGACCAGATGAATGCCCTGAAGAACCTCATCGAGCTCAATGACATCAACCAACAGTATAAAATCATTGACATCATGCTCAAGGGACTCTTCAAA GTGCTGGAGGACTCCCGGGCTGTACTCATAGCTGCAGACGTGCCCCCGGATGGGCCTTTCCCCCAGGATGAGAAGCTGAAGGATG CCTACTCCCATGTGGTGGAGAACACGGCCTTCTTCGGGGACGTCGTGCTGCGCTTCCCCAAGATTGTGCACCACTACTTCGACCGCAACTCCAACTGGAACAACCTGATCCGTTGGGGCATCGGCTTCTGCAACCTGACGGGTGTCTTTGAGCAGGGGCCTCACTCCCAGCTCCTGGGGCTG ATGGCTCAAGAGCTGGGAATCAGCGAGAAGTCCCCTAATTACCGCAATCCCTTCAAAGCTGACCACTCTGAG TTCTTCCCCAGCGCTGACACCTTCCAGAAGGCACTGCGTGAGGAGGAGAAGCGGCGCCGGAAGGAGGAGAAGCGCAAGGAGATCCGCAAGGGCCCGCGCATCTCTCGCTCGCAGTCTGAGCTGTAG